The Synechococcus sp. RS9916 DNA segment TTGACAGCTCCATTGGTGAGCCCCGAAACGATCGATCGTTGAAAGATCAGCACAAGGGCGATGAGGGGGATGGACCCCAGAACCGTTGCAGCGGCATAGGCCCCGTAGGGCACCGAGTAGATCGATGATCCAGCAATGCGCGCCATGGCGACCGGCAGGGTGAGCCGGTCTGCATCGCTGATCCAGGTCAAAGCGATTGGATACTCGTTCCAGGAAAATAGAAACACAAGAATCGCCGTGCTCGTGGTGGCCGGTGCAATCAGGGGGATCAACACCCAGCGCAGGCGTTGCCACAACCCCAGGCCTTCCAGGCGAGCCGCATCTTCAAGATCGACCGGTAGATCCTGAAATGCTGCTGATAGCAACAGAATCGCCAAGGGCTGTGACAAGGCTGCGTAGGGAATGGTTAGTGCGAAGAGCTGATTGCCGAGATGGAGCGTGCGTGCAACTTCCAGCAAGGCCAGGAAGAGGAGCACATAGGGAAATAGGGCAGCAGCAATCAAGAGACTCTTAGCAATCGCAGTGATTCGATTGCGCATCCGGGTGAGGGCATAGGCCGCTGGAGTGGCAATGACGAGGGTGAGTACGGTGCTGCAGGCACCAACCACCAGGCTGTTGACCAGATATCTCCAGAAGGGTGGATTTCCGGAGAGCACAGCCCGGTAGTGCGCCAACGTCCAGCGTTGATCAAGAGCCGCCAATGGAGTCACCAGCGCCTGATCGGTGCTGAATGAGGTGTACAGCTGCCAGAGCAGTGGTCCAAGTGACCAAGCAAGCAACAACAGAATCCAGAACCGACGGATGGTTGTTTCCATGGTCAAGCTCCCCACCGCCAACGCTGCAGCCTTGTGAGCAGCCACCAGCTCCCTCCACAAAGAAGCAACAACAGCAGAAAACTTCCCAACATCACTGTGGCGCTATAGCCAAAGTCGAGAAACCGCATCGCGTTTAGATAGGCGTAGAGAGCGAGGCTCTCAGTGCTGCTGGCTGGTCCCCCTCCAGTCATCACCTGAATGAGATCAAAGACACCGAAGGCCTGTGCCAAACGAAAGAGCAGGGCTAGGGCGATGTAGGGGCGTAGAAGGGGCAAGGTGATCCGCAGAAAACAGGTGCGGCTGTTTGCCCCCTCGAGACGCAGTGCCTCATAGAGATCATCAGGAATGGTTTGCAGGCCAGCCAGAAGAATGAGCGCTGCGAACGGCGTGGTTTTCCAGACGTCACCGACAACGGTGGCCATCCAAGTGATCGCAGGGTTCGCGAGGATATTCAGGTCAGGAAATCCCATCAGTGCTGCTCCCTGGTTCAGTGGGCCATAGGGGGTGTTGAAGATCCATCGCCACCCCAAGGCCATCACGGTTGTTGGCAATGCCCAGGGGATCAACACCATGGCGCGAACAGCCCCCCGCCCTCGCCAGCGTTGATCAAGCAATAGGGCAATCCCTAAGGCGAGGATCAGCTCAGCCCCAACAGAGACACCCGCGAAACGCAGGGTCTGGGCTGCGTCCTGCCAGAAGCGTTCGTCACTGGCCAGTCGCCACCAGTTGGCTCCTTGATTGGGCACCGGAAGCAAACCCGTCAGCACCGAATCGGCGTGGCCGCTGAGCCAGCCGTAGTGAAGCAGCGGCCCAACAAACACGAAGGCCAACAGAAAAGCTGCAGGGAGGAGTAAGGCAATCATTCGTTCAGATCTCCTGCTGATCGCATGATTGTTTTGGTGGTGAACGTGGCGTTCTCCATCCCCTGTTTGGCATCCACTTCTCCCGTCAACACAGCACTGAGATTGCGTTGAAGCACATCGCTCAGCTGGGCGTAAAGGGGGGTTTCTGGCCTCGATTTGGTGTGGTCAAGAGCTTCGGCGAGTTCCGGAAGCGTGGGATTGATGCTCACCAGCTCTGGGTCGTGGAACAAGGCCTCAATGGTTGGCGTGTAGCCGTTCTCGAGGAACAACTGTTTTTGAGCCTTCTCTGAGGTGAGGAAACGAATCGCGTCAGCGGCTGCATCACGATGGGCACTTCCCTTCAGTAGAGCCAAACCCCAACTCCCAAGGGTGGCTGTGGACAGGGAGGGATCCTTGGCCACCATGGTGGTCACACCAACCTTGCCTTTCACCTGGCTGTCGCTCTTTTGCAACTCGGCCCATGCGTAGGGCCAGTTGCGCATGAAAGCGGCATCTCCAACTTTGAAACTCTGGAGTGCTTCTGGCTCGGCGAAATTGGTCACGGCCTGTGGGCTAATGCCTTTGGAGATCAGCTGGCGCAACCAAGCTGCGGCCTCAATCCCTGCCGGCTGATCCAGACCAACCAGGCCATTGCTCGGGTTGAGCCAGGTCCCACCGAAGCCATCAATCAGCTCGAGAAAGACGCAACTGAGCCCCTCGTACTGACGTCCCTCCCACACATATCCCCAAGGCACCCGTTTCTCTGCTTGCAGCTTTTGGCTGATCGCCTCGAGCTGCTGTGGCGTTTGGGGCGGCTGATCCATGAGATCGGTCCGCCAGTAGAGCAACCCCATGCTCGCCACAAAGGGCCAGCGATACAGCGTGCCGTTGTAGGCATTCCCTTCCCTTGATCCGGGTGCCAGCGCCTCAATCTCGTTGTCTGAAAACCATGAACTGAGGGGTTCAAGCCAGCCTGCAGCAGCGTATTTGGGAAGCCAGGTCAGATCCATGAGCAGAGCATCAAAGGGAGCGTCTCCCAACAACAGGCTGCTGATGGCCAGGTCCGAAATTGCTTCGGTTTCCAGGGGACCTCGAATCACCTCCAAATGCACCTTGCCGCGTTGCTCGGCATTGAATTGTTCAACAAGTGGCTTGCTTGCATCCGCAAATGGAGCAGGCATCAGGATATTGACCTGTTCAACCTGTTGAGCCTGGGCCCAGATCCAGCCGAGTGGAAGAACCAAGAGGGCCAGCACCCCTGCAATCAGCAGTGGTGGAATCCGACTGAACCGGCGGAATCTCATGCCAGGAAGGAATCAAGAGATCCCATTTGCTCTTCAGCCCAGTCCTGAACAGTGAAGGATTCCACGGCTGTGGTCATGGTGCGCATCCTGCGTTTCTGCTCGTTTTCTGGCATGGAGAGTGCAAGTTCGATGGCTTCGTCCATGCGCCGATGGGAATAAGGGTTGGTGAGAACCGCACCATCGAGCACAACAGAAGCACCCGTGAATTCAGACAACACAAGAACACCCGATTTGTCTTTGCGTGCTGCGGCATATTCCTTCGCCACAAGATTCAGTCCATCCCGTAAGGGAGTGATCCAGCACACGTCGGCATGGGTGAACCATGCCACCATTTCTTCATAGGGAATACGCCGGGTTGAAAAACGCACTGGTACCCAATCCATCTTGCTGAATCGGCCGTTGATACGGCCAGCCATTTCTTCAATGGAACGCTGCGTGTCTTCGTAGATTTTCATCCCATTGGCGGCTGACACACAGGCCAGCATCAATACGACTTCGCCGTGCAGGTCTGCGCGACGCTCCAGCAAACGTTCAAACGCCAAAAGCAGTTCTTCATTGCCCTTGGTGTAATCCACTCGGCTGGCTGAAAGGATTAACTTTCGCCCCTTTCGGGTGTCTTCCTCGATCCGTTCACCGAGGGCCTGGATTTCTGGGTCAGAAACCAAATCCTGAATCACATCAGGCGAGGTTCCTACTGGAGAGGACAGCAGCTGAATCGTGCGCCCTTCATAGGTGAGCCAAGGCGTCTCCGATGGCTCGGTGAGTGCAGAACCGGTGGATAGAAAGCGTGCATTCACACCACGCTTTGGGCCTTTCTTGGCGCCAAGAAGGCAATTGGCAGCTCTTGCAAAATTTTCCGTGTAGCGGGGAATATGAAAACCAACGAGGTCACAGCACAACAGACTTTCGAGGATCTCTCGTCTCCAGGGGAGGATGGCAAACACATCATTCCCTGGAAATGGGGTGTGATGGAAGAATGCGATCTTTAGGTCGGGGCGTTCCGCACGGATGTATCCGGGTGCCAGCCAAAGGTTGTAGTCATGAACCCAAACAGTGGCGGCCTTGGCGGCTTCGCGACAAGCTGCTTCGGCAAAACGGCGATTGACTTCCTCGAAAATGCCCCAATCGGCATTGTTGACGTCGAAATAGTTGGGAAATGTATGGAGGATTGGCCAGATCGATTCTTTCGATGTGACGTGATAGAAGCTTGAAATCTGATAGTGCTCTAAAGGAATCCGGCGGAGCGTGAAGGGCGCTGGTTCCTCCATGGCAATTCGTTCATCGCCGCTGGTGTCATTTTCTTCAACCTGTCGCCAGGCAATCCATGTGCCATTCAGATGGCTTCTGAACAGATTGCGTAGGGTAGGAATTATTCCATTAGGGCTTTTCTGATCCCCCCACGAACGGTTGCCCTGCTCGTCAATAATTTCGTCAAAAGGAGTGCGGTGATAAAGAAGAATGAATGAGCTTTTACCTTCTTCTTTCGTCATTAAATATGGAGTGGCGCCCTTGATGGCGCTAAGTCGTAGCCTCTCTACCCTCCCCCGATCGGGCGGGCTTTGTCAAATCGATGCTTCGCTCTGCAACTGCTTCAGTCGGTTCATCACCTCTTGGGCATGACCTGTGGGCCTGACACCGGTCCACTGCTCACGGATGACCCCAGATGGGTCAATCAAAAAGGTATGGCGCATTGAGTAAGGGGCCATCCAGGAGCCATAGGCTTTACTGACTGTTCCGTCCGGGTCAGACAACAGCAAATAGTCGAGTGCCTCGGAGCTGCAGAAGGACGCATGATCTTCGACACCATCGGCACTCACGCCGACGATGGATGCATTGTTCTGTTCAAAGTCTTGGTTGAGGCTCTGAAATCCATGGGCCTCAATGGTGCAGCCAGACGTGAAATCGCGAGGATAGAAATAGAGGACGAGCCAGCGCCCCGCAAAGTCTTCCAAACTCCAACCCTTGATTTCATCCTCCGTGCGTCGTGTGCCCTCGAGGTTGAAGCTTGGAGCAGGTTCATTCAGAGCGGGCGCTGGGCCTCCCAACGCCTTTGCGCTCTTAGGAAGACAAAAAAAGACTCCGAGCCCAAGGGACCGAAGCAGCAAATCACGTCGGTTCATGGGATTCGGAGTGGGCGTTAAAGACGGCTGAAAGCCGGAACACAATCAGAACTTGCTGAGATCAACCCCGAGGGAACGAGCGTAGGCACCAAGACCCTTCTTTTGGATGGTCTTGAGCGCACGAGTGGTGACGCGCAGCTTCACCCAGCGGTTGCCCTCTGCCCACCAGAGACGTCGTTGCTGCAGGTTGGCCTGCTGCAGTTTCTTGGTGCGGATATGGGAGTGGCTCACGGCCATGCCGTTGTTAGCCCGTGTACCGGTGAGCTGACACACCCGAGACATGATGACGTTCCTGTAGAGCAGTGGCGTTAAGCCAAGGGATTATCTTATCAAAGAGGGATCCTCAGATCCCTCTCTCCATCAGTGCTGCCAACAGTTTGGTGGACCGTGTCTGAAAACCAGCTAATTCATTGGGTTCCAGACCGCCGACCGATAGTCGTGCCATGTCATACAAATGGCGTGCCAGGTTCCCCGCGAGCTGTTGGCTCGGCGATGCAGCACTGGCATCGCTTCCCACCAGAACGCTGACCGCGTTCAACTTCAGCAACCCCTCCACCAGAGGATGACGACGATTCACCAGCAGCACGTGGTGATCTGGGAGTCCTGGGAAACGTTGCTCCATCAGGGCACCGATGTCGTTGATGCGGCGCATCTGTTCTGGCAGAAGGATCAGCGCTGCAGGTGCCTCATCACCACCCTTGAGTGCCTGAACCTGGATCGTGACCTTGTCGTTGGCGAGGGCGTCCTTGATCAGAGTTCGCAGGCTCTCACTTTGCGTCTCGCCATCCTGGTCACTGAACTCAGGTTTGTCGTCGCGGAGGCTGTCATCCAGCTCTGCATCGACTCTTTGGAATTTGAGTTCATCGTGTTTGGTCTCCAGCCAGGGAATGAATTGGCTATCGATCACGGTTTCAGCCAACAGAACTTCTGCTCCTTGGCCGGTCCAGAGGCTTAAGGCGCCAGCCTGGGCAATCTCATCGCTGCAGTAGAGAACGCGATTGGCCTGATCGCTTCCCTGACGATTCCGGTAAGAGGCGAGTGTCGTGTAGGCCTTTTCGCCAGCGGCGATTGGTTCCTCGCCAGGCTGATCACTTGCGTCTGCCGTGGTGCCGAACAGCACCAATTCGCTGACCTGATCAGCAAATTTTTCGTCCTCCATCGCACCGATTTTCACAAACGGAGCCAGAGCATCCCAGGCTTCGGCGTAGGTCTTCGGATCGTCTTGCTTCAGGCTGCGCAGGCGATCGGCCACCTTCTTGGCGACGAAATTGCCAATGGAACGCACGCGTCTGTCGGTTTGCAGTGCGCTGCGGCTCACATTCAGCGGAATATCTGGTGAATCAATCACCCCGCGCAGTGGAAGCAGGTAGCGGGGAACGATTTCTTTAATCGAGTCGCTGACGTAGACCTGATTGCAGTAGAGACGGATCTCACCTTTCTCCCAATCGGCACGTCCGGACGCTTTTGGGAAAAAGAGAATGCCTTGCAGGGTATAGGGGTAGTCGGTGTTGAGATGCACCCAAAGCAGTGGGTCTCCCTGGAAGGGATACAGGTAGTGATACAGGTCGATGTAATCCTGATCGCTGAGTTCTCTTGCAGACTGACGCCAGGGAGCAACTTTTTTATTGACAGTCTCTCCCTCCAGCTCCACGCTGACGGGCATGAAATCGCAATACTGCGTGATCAGGTTCCGCAGCCGTGCGGGTTCGAGATATTCCAGTTCCTCCTCCATCAGATGGAGGATCACATCGGTGCCGGCTTCGTCGCGCTGGCTCCCTTCCAAGCTGAAATTGGGTGACCCATCACAGCGCCACTTCACAGCCTCACTGTCAGGTCTTGCTGATCGACTGACCAGTTCAACTTCGCGGGCAACCATGAAGCTGGAGTAGAAGCCAAGGCCAAAATGGCCAATGATGGCGTCCTCTTCCTGTTTGTATTTTTCCAGGAAATCTTCGGCACTCGAGAAGGCCACCTGATTGATATAGCGCTTCACTTCATCGGCGGTCATGCCGATGCCGTTATCACTGATGGTGATCGTTTTCTGCTCACGATCGATGCGTATGGCGACCTTTCCTTCTTCCCCTTCGCTGCAGTCGCCGGCCATCGCCGCCATGCGCCGCTTGCTGATGGCATCGGCTGCGTTACTAACCAATTCCCGAAGAAAAACCTCGTGGCCTGAATAGACGGCCTTCTTGATGATCGGGAAAATATTTTCGGTATGAATCTGGATCTGACCTTGTTCCAGAACGGTCATGGTGAGGCAGCGAACATGGCGACCCTAGGGAGGTGAAGCGGAAGGCTCAAGCCCTCCGCTGGTGGGGTCTCCGTACTGCCTTGAGTGTCAGGGAGTGCGCTGGAGGTCCGGACGCTCTTCAGCAAGGATTGCTCCCTCCACCGGGCAGACCTGGAGGCAGATCCCGCAGTCGATGCAGGTGTCGAAATCAATCCAAAAGAACTCAGTGCCCTTTTTGTTGCGACCCTTTCCGGGTTGAATACAAGCCACAGGGCAAGCATCGAGGCAATCGGCGATGCCTTCGCAGACATCGGTCACGAACGTGTGGGCCATGGGGCGATTTAAGCAAGCTGGATCTTAGTCAGCCACCCAGACCAAGCTGATGCACTGATGGCTCTCCACTAGGGCTTCTGCTGCTTGCTGTCCTGAAACAGGATCGAGCTCGACAACAGCAGTGATGCCTTGTTGATGCAGTTCCTGCTGGCGCCTTAAAGCTGCTTCGAGGCTGGCTCCCGACCCATAGGCCACCAACACCCGTTCTGCATTGGTTTTCATCGGTTGATGCGCTGAGGGGAGATCTCGAATGTCGTCGAGACAGAAGCTGAAGCCGAGCCCTGCTGCCGCTGGTCCCACGGCACCAAAGCGTTTCAACACGCGGTCATAACGACCACCGCGTGCGATCACCACCGGCGCAGAGGTGCCTTGACACACCAACTGGAACACCAAGCCGTCGTAGAGCTCGAAGTGAGGTTGGAAGCTGGGATCCAGCTGAAGCGTGACACCCAACCGCGACGCGAGGGGTTCGAGATGGGTCAAGAGACGTTCAAGTTGACTCAATACCGGTTGAGGGCCAAACAACCGACGTTGCTGTTCGAGCACCTGCTCGGGGGTGCCCCGTAAATCCATCTGCTGCTGCAGCCTCTGGCTCTGCTCTGAGGGAAGAGGCAGTTGTTCGAGCTGTAAACGATCAAACGACACAAGTGCTTCCTTGACCTGATCGCGCAGGTTTTTGTCGATTGGAGCGAGCATCAGCTCCATCAGAGCCGCATGCCCCACCAGCAAACGTGCTCCATGACCCGGCTGGAGCTCAAGAGCCTCCAGGGAGGCCATCAGCAGGGAGAGCAATTCCAACTCGCCATTCACCTGTCCGCTGCCAAACAACTCCACCCCGCTGTGCAGCTGTTCCTCAATCCGTTGGCCGCCCTCGTCACTGAGCCGACTTTCAAACACGGTGCCGGTCGACCACAAACGCAGAGGGCGAGGGCGCTCCGCGAGTCGGGTCGTGGCTGCTCTGGCAATCGAGGCCGTCAGTTCTGGGCGCAGCCCCAGGGGTTCATCGGCCACCAGGCGCACGATGTCTGCGCTGTTAATCCCCCCTCCGGCTTTGAGGGTCTCCATCCGCTCCACCTGGGGAGGAGAGACTTCCTCGTAGCCCCAACAGCGATACACCTCCGCAAGGCGTTCCCGCAGAGCTTTGTTGTGCTCGACCTGCTGGGGGTTGAGATCACGTGCGCCCGAGGCTGGTTGCAGGGCCATCCCAGTGGAAGCGAAGCTGACTCAGGATCCCATGTGCCGGAGCTCGGGTTCCCCGAAGCAGGCGCCTTCAAGTGGAGAAATCTTCGCGAGCTCTCGAGAGATCTGCTGGTGCAGAGCTTGGTTCGCGGCCAGAACTTTTCCTGATCTGATTTGAAAATTGCTGCCGTCATAGGCGGTCACGATGCCTCCGGCCTGTTGGACAAGAGCCACACCAGCGGCGAGGTCCCAGGGGGACAGACCCCGCTCCCAGTAGCCATCCAGTAAGCCTGCCGCCACAAAAGCCAGGTCCACGGCCGCTGCACCACCACGACGAACACCGTGGGTCCGATGGGTCATCCAACAGAACTCGGCGTAGTTGTTGTCCAGTCGGGTGTGGCGGTCATAGGCGAAGCCTGTGACCAGCAAGGAGTCTTGGAGTTGATCACACCGCGACACCGCAATCGGGTCGTCGTTGCAGAAGGCGCCAACACCGGGACAGCAGTGATACAGCTGCTTCAGATAAGGAACAGAGATCGCTCCAAGCAAGGGGCGACCGTTCCAACACAAGCCGATCGACGTCGCAAAAAACGGATAGCCGTGGGCGAAGTTGGTGGTTCCATCCAAGGGATCCACCATCCACTGCAGGCCCACCTCGGGCCCGATGCTCCCGGATTCCTCGGCAAGAATGCCGATGGATGGCGTCTGATCCCGAAGAAGGCTGAGCACAGCCTGTTCCGCCCCTTCATCGGCTTCGGTGACGAGATCACCTTGGCGTCCCTTGCTGCGGATGTTGGTGAGATGGCCGTAATGGTCCATCAGCACGGCGGCGCCAGAGTCCGCAGCAGCCCGGGCTGTGGCATGCAGCTGGGCCAGAGCCTCGGGGTTGAGACCCGCTGCAGAAGCAACCGCATCAGTCGCGGGGGCAGGCATCGATGTCATTCCTCATCAAGGGGCAGACCGGCAGTCACTTGGCCCTTGCCAAAGTGTCGTCCGAACTGCAGTTCGTACACCTCGTCTTCATCTTGGGTCTCGGCTTCCAGTTCCGCCGTTGCCCGGGCCACACACAACAGTCCATACCCCTTGTCGCGCAGCTCACGGGACAATCCCATGGCTTCCCGCTGATCGAGCTCCCCATGAAGGACCCGCACAGCACAGGCGGTGCAACAGCCATTGCGGCAAGAGAACGGAAGCGGATCTCCCTGCAGTTCGAAGCTGCGCAGGATGTACTCCCCCTCGGGCACGTCATGGGTGATCGTGCGCTGCTCCTGACGCCAGTGAATGGTCACCCGATGGGTGCGTGGCATGGACGAAATCGCTCGTGTGCCCTGCTACATTCGCATTGCCCCAATCAGCCGCTGGAGAGGTGGCCGAGTGGTCGAAGGCGCAGCACTGGAAATGCTGTATAGGGGCAACTCTATCGAGGGTTCGAATCCCTCCCTCTCCGCTTCATTACCGGCCCTAGGGCCGGTTTTTTTATGCCTAAAACACCGAGGTTCAGCCGAAACGGCCGGAGACGTAATCGTTGGTGGCTTGCTGGGTTGGTGCGTTGAAAATCTTGTCTGTTTGATTGAATTCCACCAGATAGCCAACTTTCCCGGAGCCACCCTCTTGAGCCTCGGCATTGAAAAATGCGGTCATGTCGCTGACACGCACGGCCTGCTGCATGTTGTGGGTCACGATCACAATCGTGAACGTTTTCTTCAGTTCATGCATGGTTTCTTCGATCTTCAATGTTGAGATCGGATCGAGTGCGGAACACGGTTCATCCATCAGGATCACTTCCGGTTGAATCGCTATCGTGCGAGCAATGCACAGGCGTTGTTGCTGACCTCCTGAGAGTGAGCAACCGCTCTCTTTAAGCTTGTCTTTGCATTCATCCCAGACGGCTGCCTGGCGGAGAGACCGCTCCACCAGCTCATCCATGTCGCCGATGTAGCCGTTGATCCTGGCTCCAAAGGCAATGTTCTCGTAGATGCTTTTGGGGAAAGGATTGGGTTGCTGAAACACCATTCCAATCCGACGGCGCACTTCCACCGGATCGACCGTTGGGTGATACAGATCGGCACCATCAAAAAGCACCCGCCCAGTCAGGCTGCACCCCTCAATTAAGTCATTCATGCGGTTCAAAGACCGCAGCACAGTCGACTTGCCGCATCCCGACGGGCCGATAAATGCAGTGACTTTCCCTCTGGGGATTTCGCAGTAAACGTTGCGAACCGCTTCATAGCCCCCGTAACTGATCGAGACGTTCTCAAGCGACATGCAAGTGTCTTGAGAGGAGGTTTGAGTATTGAGAGAAGCAGTGACCGTCATGGAGGGAAGCTGTGGGGCGTTTAAAGGTTGAAGAAGCTGTTGATGGACGACTGAGGAAAACTCTTCGCTCGGGGGGTTAACGGGAGGTCAATTGGTTGATCCACCGTGCCATGAGGTTGAGAAGGAGGATGAACACCACAAGCACAAAGGAAGCGGCCCAGGCCAGTTCGTTCTGCACGTCGTAAGGCATGGTGGCGAATTTGTAGATCAACACCGATAAGGTGCCGATCGGATTGAAGATCCCATCGGCCCACCAGGGCGAATACAGCGCCGTGAAGATCAAAGGAGCTGTTTCGCCTGCAGCGCGAGCAATGGACAGCACGATGCCTGTTGCGATGGACCGCGAAGCCGAAGGCAAGGTGATTCTCACAATCGTGACGAACCGGGATGCCCCTACGCCCAGAGCCCCTCGGCGTAGGTCATCGGAGACCAGCTTCAGGCCCTCATCGGTGGTTTTGATCACTGTGGGAAGCATCAGCACAGCCAAAGCAATGCCGCCGGCCATAGCGCTGTAGGCGTTGCCGAACAGCACCCGTGTCGAAACGATGGAGCTATAGATAAATACACCGGCAATGATGGAAGGCACTCCCGAGAGCACATTGGTGCCAAAACGGATGAATTGAGCAAACCAACCACCTCGGGAATATTCAGCTAAAAACACGCCTCCACCGATGCCAATCGGGATGGCAACAAGACTCGCAATCAAGGTGACGATTAACGACCCCTGAATGGCGTTGCCGATGCCGCCATAGTCGAGACCCGGTGCGGGCTGCTCGAGAAAGAAAAGGTCAAAGCTCAGTTTGCTTGCTCCTTTGTAGAGCACGTAACCGAGCACAAGCACCAGAGGCAGAACGGCGATGAGA contains these protein-coding regions:
- a CDS encoding carbohydrate ABC transporter permease; amino-acid sequence: METTIRRFWILLLLAWSLGPLLWQLYTSFSTDQALVTPLAALDQRWTLAHYRAVLSGNPPFWRYLVNSLVVGACSTVLTLVIATPAAYALTRMRNRITAIAKSLLIAAALFPYVLLFLALLEVARTLHLGNQLFALTIPYAALSQPLAILLLSAAFQDLPVDLEDAARLEGLGLWQRLRWVLIPLIAPATTSTAILVFLFSWNEYPIALTWISDADRLTLPVAMARIAGSSIYSVPYGAYAAATVLGSIPLIALVLIFQRSIVSGLTNGAVKG
- a CDS encoding carbohydrate ABC transporter permease → MIALLLPAAFLLAFVFVGPLLHYGWLSGHADSVLTGLLPVPNQGANWWRLASDERFWQDAAQTLRFAGVSVGAELILALGIALLLDQRWRGRGAVRAMVLIPWALPTTVMALGWRWIFNTPYGPLNQGAALMGFPDLNILANPAITWMATVVGDVWKTTPFAALILLAGLQTIPDDLYEALRLEGANSRTCFLRITLPLLRPYIALALLFRLAQAFGVFDLIQVMTGGGPASSTESLALYAYLNAMRFLDFGYSATVMLGSFLLLLLLCGGSWWLLTRLQRWRWGA
- a CDS encoding ABC transporter substrate-binding protein, coding for MRFRRFSRIPPLLIAGVLALLVLPLGWIWAQAQQVEQVNILMPAPFADASKPLVEQFNAEQRGKVHLEVIRGPLETEAISDLAISSLLLGDAPFDALLMDLTWLPKYAAAGWLEPLSSWFSDNEIEALAPGSREGNAYNGTLYRWPFVASMGLLYWRTDLMDQPPQTPQQLEAISQKLQAEKRVPWGYVWEGRQYEGLSCVFLELIDGFGGTWLNPSNGLVGLDQPAGIEAAAWLRQLISKGISPQAVTNFAEPEALQSFKVGDAAFMRNWPYAWAELQKSDSQVKGKVGVTTMVAKDPSLSTATLGSWGLALLKGSAHRDAAADAIRFLTSEKAQKQLFLENGYTPTIEALFHDPELVSINPTLPELAEALDHTKSRPETPLYAQLSDVLQRNLSAVLTGEVDAKQGMENATFTTKTIMRSAGDLNE
- the ggpS gene encoding glucosylglycerol-phosphate synthase, with amino-acid sequence MTKEEGKSSFILLYHRTPFDEIIDEQGNRSWGDQKSPNGIIPTLRNLFRSHLNGTWIAWRQVEENDTSGDERIAMEEPAPFTLRRIPLEHYQISSFYHVTSKESIWPILHTFPNYFDVNNADWGIFEEVNRRFAEAACREAAKAATVWVHDYNLWLAPGYIRAERPDLKIAFFHHTPFPGNDVFAILPWRREILESLLCCDLVGFHIPRYTENFARAANCLLGAKKGPKRGVNARFLSTGSALTEPSETPWLTYEGRTIQLLSSPVGTSPDVIQDLVSDPEIQALGERIEEDTRKGRKLILSASRVDYTKGNEELLLAFERLLERRADLHGEVVLMLACVSAANGMKIYEDTQRSIEEMAGRINGRFSKMDWVPVRFSTRRIPYEEMVAWFTHADVCWITPLRDGLNLVAKEYAAARKDKSGVLVLSEFTGASVVLDGAVLTNPYSHRRMDEAIELALSMPENEQKRRMRTMTTAVESFTVQDWAEEQMGSLDSFLA
- a CDS encoding peroxiredoxin, which produces MNRRDLLLRSLGLGVFFCLPKSAKALGGPAPALNEPAPSFNLEGTRRTEDEIKGWSLEDFAGRWLVLYFYPRDFTSGCTIEAHGFQSLNQDFEQNNASIVGVSADGVEDHASFCSSEALDYLLLSDPDGTVSKAYGSWMAPYSMRHTFLIDPSGVIREQWTGVRPTGHAQEVMNRLKQLQSEASI
- the rpmB gene encoding 50S ribosomal protein L28; protein product: MSRVCQLTGTRANNGMAVSHSHIRTKKLQQANLQQRRLWWAEGNRWVKLRVTTRALKTIQKKGLGAYARSLGVDLSKF
- the htpG gene encoding molecular chaperone HtpG, producing MTVLEQGQIQIHTENIFPIIKKAVYSGHEVFLRELVSNAADAISKRRMAAMAGDCSEGEEGKVAIRIDREQKTITISDNGIGMTADEVKRYINQVAFSSAEDFLEKYKQEEDAIIGHFGLGFYSSFMVAREVELVSRSARPDSEAVKWRCDGSPNFSLEGSQRDEAGTDVILHLMEEELEYLEPARLRNLITQYCDFMPVSVELEGETVNKKVAPWRQSARELSDQDYIDLYHYLYPFQGDPLLWVHLNTDYPYTLQGILFFPKASGRADWEKGEIRLYCNQVYVSDSIKEIVPRYLLPLRGVIDSPDIPLNVSRSALQTDRRVRSIGNFVAKKVADRLRSLKQDDPKTYAEAWDALAPFVKIGAMEDEKFADQVSELVLFGTTADASDQPGEEPIAAGEKAYTTLASYRNRQGSDQANRVLYCSDEIAQAGALSLWTGQGAEVLLAETVIDSQFIPWLETKHDELKFQRVDAELDDSLRDDKPEFSDQDGETQSESLRTLIKDALANDKVTIQVQALKGGDEAPAALILLPEQMRRINDIGALMEQRFPGLPDHHVLLVNRRHPLVEGLLKLNAVSVLVGSDASAASPSQQLAGNLARHLYDMARLSVGGLEPNELAGFQTRSTKLLAALMERGI
- a CDS encoding ferredoxin family protein, translated to MAHTFVTDVCEGIADCLDACPVACIQPGKGRNKKGTEFFWIDFDTCIDCGICLQVCPVEGAILAEERPDLQRTP
- a CDS encoding ATP phosphoribosyltransferase regulatory subunit: MALQPASGARDLNPQQVEHNKALRERLAEVYRCWGYEEVSPPQVERMETLKAGGGINSADIVRLVADEPLGLRPELTASIARAATTRLAERPRPLRLWSTGTVFESRLSDEGGQRIEEQLHSGVELFGSGQVNGELELLSLLMASLEALELQPGHGARLLVGHAALMELMLAPIDKNLRDQVKEALVSFDRLQLEQLPLPSEQSQRLQQQMDLRGTPEQVLEQQRRLFGPQPVLSQLERLLTHLEPLASRLGVTLQLDPSFQPHFELYDGLVFQLVCQGTSAPVVIARGGRYDRVLKRFGAVGPAAAGLGFSFCLDDIRDLPSAHQPMKTNAERVLVAYGSGASLEAALRRQQELHQQGITAVVELDPVSGQQAAEALVESHQCISLVWVAD
- a CDS encoding inositol monophosphatase family protein, with protein sequence MPAPATDAVASAAGLNPEALAQLHATARAAADSGAAVLMDHYGHLTNIRSKGRQGDLVTEADEGAEQAVLSLLRDQTPSIGILAEESGSIGPEVGLQWMVDPLDGTTNFAHGYPFFATSIGLCWNGRPLLGAISVPYLKQLYHCCPGVGAFCNDDPIAVSRCDQLQDSLLVTGFAYDRHTRLDNNYAEFCWMTHRTHGVRRGGAAAVDLAFVAAGLLDGYWERGLSPWDLAAGVALVQQAGGIVTAYDGSNFQIRSGKVLAANQALHQQISRELAKISPLEGACFGEPELRHMGS
- a CDS encoding 2Fe-2S iron-sulfur cluster-binding protein, coding for MPRTHRVTIHWRQEQRTITHDVPEGEYILRSFELQGDPLPFSCRNGCCTACAVRVLHGELDQREAMGLSRELRDKGYGLLCVARATAELEAETQDEDEVYELQFGRHFGKGQVTAGLPLDEE